A genomic region of Dehalococcoidia bacterium contains the following coding sequences:
- a CDS encoding serine hydrolase: MKIILGTLAVIALGAMIAVALLANLGAEAAPAVPRLTPTRTATPRVSPTPRATPTPPIKPVAAQGPGIMVAECTGTGVNSVRVFFLWNPSRAGRQFLDLSMLNNGFAPGSFFAAGPLPSDRWGFVWEGLRQGSTHYARINTLTSDGWKATPPLAFYTPICDPAAHTPAAGPDMLSLRADIEAAIVRSGINTAVAITDLRTGESIDVNGANNRLPGCTINLFVLMRVAVDLQNGRYPEPVPGDLIGQTINRSDPITSRTLMKNYIGAGDLYRGINEVNTFMQSLGMRDTLMDHPPAFFHESVFGRSIDNRITALDTNRGLQALWDGRVLTPGWRDYMLRKMTLVKPGLNYLIPAGTSSGAVVSHKNGFLYAEGWADNDIGIVWFERNGQRYGYAISFFTQHVPSKYADIPMGQQVSSLAYQWFVGRYGYP, from the coding sequence TTGAAAATCATCCTGGGCACACTCGCGGTGATCGCGCTCGGCGCTATGATCGCCGTCGCACTCCTGGCAAACCTCGGCGCCGAAGCGGCGCCCGCCGTCCCGCGCCTCACCCCGACGCGCACGGCCACGCCCCGCGTCTCCCCGACGCCCCGCGCCACGCCTACGCCCCCGATCAAGCCCGTCGCGGCGCAGGGCCCCGGCATCATGGTCGCCGAATGCACGGGCACGGGCGTGAACTCTGTACGCGTGTTTTTCCTCTGGAACCCGTCGCGCGCGGGCAGGCAGTTCCTCGACCTCAGCATGCTCAACAACGGATTCGCGCCCGGAAGCTTCTTCGCCGCGGGGCCGCTGCCATCCGACCGCTGGGGATTCGTCTGGGAAGGGTTGCGCCAGGGCTCGACGCACTACGCGCGCATCAACACCCTGACCTCCGACGGGTGGAAGGCAACGCCGCCGCTCGCGTTCTACACGCCCATCTGTGACCCGGCCGCGCACACGCCCGCAGCGGGGCCCGACATGCTGTCGCTGCGCGCGGACATCGAAGCCGCGATCGTCCGCTCCGGCATCAATACCGCCGTCGCGATCACCGATCTGCGCACCGGCGAGTCGATCGACGTCAACGGCGCCAACAACCGGCTGCCCGGCTGCACGATCAACCTTTTCGTGCTGATGCGCGTCGCGGTCGATTTGCAGAACGGCCGCTATCCGGAGCCTGTCCCCGGCGACCTGATCGGCCAGACGATCAACCGCTCCGACCCCATCACATCGCGCACGCTGATGAAGAATTACATCGGCGCCGGTGACCTGTATCGCGGCATCAACGAGGTCAACACCTTCATGCAGTCGCTCGGCATGCGCGACACGCTCATGGACCACCCGCCGGCATTCTTCCACGAGTCTGTCTTCGGCCGGTCGATCGACAACCGCATCACCGCGCTCGACACGAACCGCGGGCTGCAGGCGCTGTGGGACGGACGCGTGCTAACGCCCGGTTGGCGCGACTACATGCTTCGAAAGATGACGCTCGTCAAACCGGGATTGAACTACCTGATTCCGGCCGGCACAAGCTCGGGCGCCGTCGTCTCGCACAAGAACGGCTTCCTCTACGCCGAGGGCTGGGCGGACAACGACATCGGCATCGTCTGGTTCGAGCGCAACGGTCAGCGCTACGGGTACGCCATCTCGTTTTTCACCCAGCACGTCCCGTCGAAATACGCCGACATCCCGATGGGCCAGCAGGTCTCCTCGCTGGCCTACCAGTGGTTCGTTGGCCGCTACGGCTACCCCTGA